The bacterium nucleotide sequence GTCTCGAGGAGCAGCTCGCCGTCGAAGTAGATGGCGGTCCGGTAGACGGCCATGCCGAGCGCGGCGACGGCGGCGACGGCGCGCCCGCCCGCCTCGCGGCCGATGAGCCAGGTCAGCCCCACGGTGGCCGTCCCGAAGGCGGCCTGGATGAGCCGGGGCGCGAGGAAGCTCTCCCCGAAGAGGCGGAAGCAGAGCCCGAGGAACCAGGGGTACAGCGGCGCCCTGAAATACGGCCCGTCGACGAAGGGCTTGCCCGCGGCGATGGCGCGCGCCCACTCGGTGTGGTAGAGCGCGTCCATCACGGGGTCCGCGAAGAAGGGGCTCGCCCGCGACTGCAGGATGTAGACGACCCGCAAGGCCAGGGCGAGGAGGAGGATCAGGGCCAGGAAGATGTCGGGCCGTGGGCGTGCCTGGTCTGTCATCGGCTGCAGTATACCGCCAACGCGGATCGCTCGGGCCGCTTCCGGTGCGGCCGGCCGCGCCCGTGGTACTATTTTGAAATCCCCCGGGGGGGGGGGGAAGGGAGGGCGCGTTGAAGATCAACCTCGAGCAGGTCCGGTACGTCGCGGAACTCGCGCGCCTCCAGCTCGCCCCCGCCGAGGAGGAGCGGCTCACCGGCCAGCTCAACGCGATCCTCGAGTACATGGGCCAGCTCGCCGAGGTCGACACGGCCGGCGTCGAGCCCACGAGCCACGTGCTGCCGCTGACGAACGTGCTGCGCGAGGACGAGCCGCGCCGGGGGCTGACGAACGAGGAGGCGCTGGCGAACGCGCCGGCGGCCGACCAGGGGCACTTCGCCGTGCCCAAGATCATCGAATGAGCGAACTGGCCGACCTGACGCTGCGGCAGTTCGCGGACGGCCAC carries:
- the gatC gene encoding Asp-tRNA(Asn)/Glu-tRNA(Gln) amidotransferase subunit GatC; its protein translation is MKINLEQVRYVAELARLQLAPAEEERLTGQLNAILEYMGQLAEVDTAGVEPTSHVLPLTNVLREDEPRRGLTNEEALANAPAADQGHFAVPKIIE